One Solanum lycopersicum chromosome 2, SLM_r2.1 genomic region harbors:
- the LOC101263772 gene encoding 2-methylpropanoate--CoA ligase CCL4, whose product MDELKPTPPNSTPLTPITFLERAAIIYGDCPSIVYNHSTYNWSQTHSRCLKVASSIVSLGIQRNHVVSVVAPNIPAMYELHFAVPMAGAVLNTINLRLDARTISVLLRHSESKLIFVDCQSKSLILQVLSLFPPESPRPVLVLIEDDEFPIQKTDEFASTYEELVERGNSCFHWIRPRSEFDPIAMNYTSGTTSAPKGVVHSHRGIFVVSLDSLLEWSVPKQPVYLWTLPMFHANGWSYPWGMAAVGGTNICLRKFDAGIIYNSINRHNVTHICAAPVVLNMLSNSPESKPLNHPVYIMTAGSPPPAAVLFRTESLGFVVHHGYGLTETGGLVVSCTWKNHWNKFPANERARLKSRQGVRTVGMAEVDVVDPESGVSVQRDGSTLGEIVLKGACVMLGYFKDPEGTLKCMRNGWFYTGDVAVMHSDGYLEIKDRSKDVIISGGENLSSVEVESVLYTHPSINEAAVVARPDEFWGETPCAFVSLNGKHKMISEKDIIEYCRAKLPHYMVPKTVIIKQDLPKTSTGKIQKFVLRDIAKSMGKSNSKKMSRM is encoded by the coding sequence ATGGATGAGCTAAAGCCAACGCCACCAAATTCAACTCCTCTTACTCCAATTACCTTCTTGGAGAGAGCTGCTATTATCTATGGCGATTGCCCTTCCATTGTGTACAACCATTCTACTTACAATTGGTCTCAAACCCATTCTCGTTGCTTAAAAGTTGCTTCATCCATTGTATCTTTGGGTATTCaaagaaatcatgttgtttCTGTTGTTGCCCCCAATATTCCTGCCATGTATGAGCTTCACTTTGCTGTTCCCATGGCGGGTGCTGTACTCAACACCATCAATCTCCGTCTTGATGCACGGACTATCTCTGTACTCCTTCGTCACAGCGAATCTAAACTCATCTTCGTTGATTGTCAATCCAAATCCCTAATTCTCCAAGTTCTTTCGTTATTTCCACCTGAATCTCCCCGTCCGGTTCTCGTTCTAATCGAGGACGACGAATTCCCAATTCAAAAAACTGATGAATTTGCCAGTACTTATGAGGAATTGGTTGAAAGAGGGAATTCGTGTTTTCATTGGATTCGTCCGAGAAGTGAATTTGATCCGATTGCGATGAATTACACTTCTGGAACTACTTCCGCTCCGAAAGGTGTGGTTCATAGCCATAGGGGTATTTTCGTTGTTTCGTTGGATTCGTTGCTTGAATGGTCCGTTCCGAAACAACCGGTTTATTTGTGGACGCTTCCGATGTTTCATGCAAACGGATGGAGTTACCCATGGGGAATGGCTGCTGTGGGTGGAACTAATATCTGTTTGAGAAAATTCGACGCCGGAATCATTTACAACTCCATCAACAGACACAACGTTACTCATATCTGCGCTGCTCCAGTGGTACTCAACATGTTGTCGAATTCCCCTGAAAGTAAGCCATTGAATCACCCTGTTTATATAATGACAGCAGGATCCCCACCTCCTGCTGCCGTCCTGTTTCGAACGGAGTCTCTTGGGTTCGTAGTCCATCATGGTTATGGGTTAACAGAAACCGGTGGATTAGTAGTCTCATGTACATGGAAAAATCATTGGAATAAGTTTCCAGCTAATGAAAGAGCAAGGTTGAAATCAAGACAAGGGGTTAGGACCGTAGGGATGGCGGAAGTGGACGTGGTGGATCCAGAATCAGGAGTCAGTGTTCAACGGGACGGATCAACCTTGGGAGAAATTGTTCTCAAGGGTGCATGTGTGATGTTAGGTTACTTTAAAGACCCAGAAGGAACGTTGAAATGCATGAGAAACGGTTGGTTTTACACAGGGGATGTGGCAGTTATGCACAGTGATGGATATCTAGAAATAAAAGACAGATCAAAGGACGTGATCATAAGTGGTGGAGAGAATTTGAGCAGTGTAGAAGTAGAATCAGTGTTGTATACACATCCATCGATTAACGAAGCAGCAGTCGTTGCACGACCTGATGAATTCTGGGGTGAAACACCCTGTGCATTTGTTAGTCTGAATGGAAAACATAAAATGATTAGTGAAAAGGACATTATTGAGTATTGTAGAGCCAAATTGCCACATTATATGGTACCAAAGACAGTCATAATTAAACAAGATCTGCCAAAGACATCAACAGGGAAAATCCAGAAGTTTGTGCTTAGAGACATTGCTAAAAGTATGGGTAAAAGCAATAGCAAGAAGATGAGCAGAATGTAG